A stretch of the Hyperolius riggenbachi isolate aHypRig1 chromosome 11, aHypRig1.pri, whole genome shotgun sequence genome encodes the following:
- the LOC137539264 gene encoding carbohydrate sulfotransferase 5-like isoform X2 codes for MVRIKLNGSLATGLLLVQTVFLLILYSRQSFNHSGTDSKERVHLLILSSWRSGSSFIGQVFSQHPDVFYLMEPAWHVWVTMFHNSAEALQMAVRDLVRSVFLCDMSVFDSYLPRGRNVSSLFQWAVSRALCTAPVCKLFARDHITNETVCKTLCGKSPFDSVEQSCHTHSHIVIKEVRFFDLKSLYPLLTDPSLNLKIIHLVRDPRAVAKSREQAKKALARDNGIVLNTNGTKVDDSKYQVIQQICRSHVQIYETATLKSPSFLKNRYMLVRYEDVVQDPLREIKEMYKFAGLKLTDKLQSWIYNVTHGQSSGNKKDAFLTTSRNALNVSQAWRNVLPHDKVKRIQAVCKGAMDLLGYVLVDSESEQKDLSIEAVLPRRQYQFGWL; via the coding sequence ATGGTGAGGATAAAATTGAATGGCTCATTGGCTACTGGACTCCTCCTAGTTCAGACCGTATTTCTTCTCATCCTTTACTCCAGGCAAAGTTTCAACCATTCTGGTACTGATAGCAAGGAGAGAGTCCACCTTCTTATCCTCTCCTCCTGGAGATCGGGCTCCTCCTTTATTGGCCAAGTCTTCAGTCAACATCCTGATGTCTTCTACTTGATGGAACCAGCCTGGCACGTGTGGGTGACCATGTTTCACAACAGTGCCGAGGCCCTTCAGATGGCAGTCAGGGACCTGGTCCGCTCTGTGTTCCTCTGTGACATGTCTGTATTTGACTCATATTTGCCTAGGGGGCGCAATGTGTCCTCCTTGTTCCAGTGGGCGGTTAGCAGAGCCCTGTGCACGGCGCCAGTGTGCAAACTCTTTGCCAGAGATCACATCACCAATGAGACGGTCTGTAAGACCCTTTGTGGAAAGTCTCCCTTTGATAGTGTTGAGCAATCTTGTCACACCCACAGCCATATCGTGATTAAGGAGGTTCGCTTTTTTGACTTGAAATCTCTCTATCCTCTTCTCACTGATCCTTCTTTGAACTTAAAAATAATCCACCTGGTCCGGGACCCTAGAGCTGTGGCCAAGTCTCGTGAGCAGGCCAAGAAAGCCCTAGCTAGAGATAATGGAATCGTCCTCAACACCAATGGAACCAAAGTAGACGACAGCAAGTATCAGGTTATCCAGCAAATCTGTCGAAGCCACGTGCAGATCTATGAAACAGCAACGCTGAAATCTCCCAGCTTCCTAAAAAATAGATACATGTTGGTCAGGTATGAAGATGTGGTCCAGGATCCCTTAAGGGAGATCAAAGAAATGTACAAATTTGCTGGCCTGAAACTCACCGACAAGCTCCAGAGTTGGATTTATAATGTCACACATGGTCAGAGCTCTGGAAACAAGAAAGACGCTTTTCTAACTACCTCTCGTAATGCACTAAATGTGTCTCAGGCTTGGAGGAATGTCCTACCGCATGACAAAGTCAAGAGAATCCAGGCAGTATGTAAAGGGGCTATGGACTTGCTTGGCTACGTTCTCGTAGACTCAGAATCGGAACAGAAAGACTTGTCCATAGAAGCTGTGTTGCCCAGAAGACAGTACCAATTTGGATGGTTATGA
- the LOC137539264 gene encoding carbohydrate sulfotransferase 5-like isoform X1, whose protein sequence is MRKPGHAPKVTMVVGHGGGQRRRVRREQERVEEIGHVAIMVRIKLNGSLATGLLLVQTVFLLILYSRQSFNHSGTDSKERVHLLILSSWRSGSSFIGQVFSQHPDVFYLMEPAWHVWVTMFHNSAEALQMAVRDLVRSVFLCDMSVFDSYLPRGRNVSSLFQWAVSRALCTAPVCKLFARDHITNETVCKTLCGKSPFDSVEQSCHTHSHIVIKEVRFFDLKSLYPLLTDPSLNLKIIHLVRDPRAVAKSREQAKKALARDNGIVLNTNGTKVDDSKYQVIQQICRSHVQIYETATLKSPSFLKNRYMLVRYEDVVQDPLREIKEMYKFAGLKLTDKLQSWIYNVTHGQSSGNKKDAFLTTSRNALNVSQAWRNVLPHDKVKRIQAVCKGAMDLLGYVLVDSESEQKDLSIEAVLPRRQYQFGWL, encoded by the exons ATGAGAAAG CCAGGTCACGCCCCGAAAGTAACTATGGTGGTAGGACATGGAGGTGGCCAGAGGAGAAGAGTGCGGCGAGAGCAAGAGAGAGTGGAAG AGATTGGCCACGTGGCAATCATGGTGAGGATAAAATTGAATGGCTCATTGGCTACTGGACTCCTCCTAGTTCAGACCGTATTTCTTCTCATCCTTTACTCCAGGCAAAGTTTCAACCATTCTGGTACTGATAGCAAGGAGAGAGTCCACCTTCTTATCCTCTCCTCCTGGAGATCGGGCTCCTCCTTTATTGGCCAAGTCTTCAGTCAACATCCTGATGTCTTCTACTTGATGGAACCAGCCTGGCACGTGTGGGTGACCATGTTTCACAACAGTGCCGAGGCCCTTCAGATGGCAGTCAGGGACCTGGTCCGCTCTGTGTTCCTCTGTGACATGTCTGTATTTGACTCATATTTGCCTAGGGGGCGCAATGTGTCCTCCTTGTTCCAGTGGGCGGTTAGCAGAGCCCTGTGCACGGCGCCAGTGTGCAAACTCTTTGCCAGAGATCACATCACCAATGAGACGGTCTGTAAGACCCTTTGTGGAAAGTCTCCCTTTGATAGTGTTGAGCAATCTTGTCACACCCACAGCCATATCGTGATTAAGGAGGTTCGCTTTTTTGACTTGAAATCTCTCTATCCTCTTCTCACTGATCCTTCTTTGAACTTAAAAATAATCCACCTGGTCCGGGACCCTAGAGCTGTGGCCAAGTCTCGTGAGCAGGCCAAGAAAGCCCTAGCTAGAGATAATGGAATCGTCCTCAACACCAATGGAACCAAAGTAGACGACAGCAAGTATCAGGTTATCCAGCAAATCTGTCGAAGCCACGTGCAGATCTATGAAACAGCAACGCTGAAATCTCCCAGCTTCCTAAAAAATAGATACATGTTGGTCAGGTATGAAGATGTGGTCCAGGATCCCTTAAGGGAGATCAAAGAAATGTACAAATTTGCTGGCCTGAAACTCACCGACAAGCTCCAGAGTTGGATTTATAATGTCACACATGGTCAGAGCTCTGGAAACAAGAAAGACGCTTTTCTAACTACCTCTCGTAATGCACTAAATGTGTCTCAGGCTTGGAGGAATGTCCTACCGCATGACAAAGTCAAGAGAATCCAGGCAGTATGTAAAGGGGCTATGGACTTGCTTGGCTACGTTCTCGTAGACTCAGAATCGGAACAGAAAGACTTGTCCATAGAAGCTGTGTTGCCCAGAAGACAGTACCAATTTGGATGGTTATGA